In the genome of Flavivirga spongiicola, one region contains:
- a CDS encoding cation transporter yields the protein MRRATVLVRNLYCISCANRIKNELLQLEKISSIYMCLRESSISFNYNTANDISTIENYLTFLGYPPKEDRIMNKNNLLCYCQNSKNISLV from the coding sequence ATGAGAAGAGCAACCGTATTGGTGCGTAACCTGTATTGTATAAGTTGCGCAAATAGAATAAAAAATGAATTGTTACAGTTAGAAAAAATTTCTAGTATTTATATGTGCTTAAGAGAGTCATCCATATCATTCAATTATAATACAGCAAACGATATTTCTACCATAGAGAATTATTTAACCTTTTTAGGATATCCTCCAAAAGAAGATAGAATAATGAATAAGAATAATTTATTATGTTATTGTCAAAATAGTAAGAATATAAGTTTAGTCTAA